Proteins co-encoded in one bacterium genomic window:
- a CDS encoding S8 family serine peptidase, translating to MRTRLFAGIISALLLTGAFAFAEPAAKLPHFEVPGMQALKRMPARQAPPARPMDVVDKNDSYLVGGERIHLFRAPSEFAVQFTPRTDLGSAIAKLQTQRSVSDFKEVGRFGPSNVLIGGLPEGSSNLRANADFVSALGSQQGVQRVYPVYVAEDGNRMIATDIVTVCVRPGTDIDAFERKVQRIAGSGLVIEKLPRSDIEGYNIQLQNWDSQDALDASLEISQWSEVAWAEPDFIRQIDFHFTPNDPMYGDEQVLHNTGQDGAVSDADIDAPEAWNTTTGSSSVVIAIIDEGVDVAHADLNCDTVNDYDFYNNDNDPSPSGTEGHGTGSAGVAAAINNNNYRISGSAGGCTILSIKVAETYFASSTVLGNAITYAADHADILSNSWGGGSASSSINTAIDYAVTSGRGGLGSPVFVSSGNGASTWYYGGGRSRWKFSDIGLASGSYYFGFSYETDAALTAGENCARVDNVCLLGSDEYTPYFQEDFEGATFPPTGWGTQGDANWYNDTTNHLTGTGGAKSPRSGAIGGNQYSMLVTPLTAVSANDTMAFAYSCASRSGDVLAWYVFNSDGSFNTGYYVSQGGYYTPTTAVAYPASYANSIAVGASTDCDYRSDYSEYGSALDFVAPSNGGWHDVISLDPTGSVGWTSTDWKPQFGGTSSACPTAAGVAALMLSVNSSLTAAEIRTLMRQSCDQIGGVTYSGGFNTYYGYGRINANLAVQNAAPGTPTPSPTPSDTPTATPSDTPSPTPSDTPTPTPSDTPSPTPSDTPTPTPSDTPSPTPSATPTPSPTPTPSACGSELFISEYVEGTGNNHGLEIYNPTGSAIDLSTYSIRLYLNGSSTVSESTTLSGGPIAAGGTYVVTYHQADTALKNLADQTWNKLTFDGNDAIELVNGSTVIDSIGQVGVNPGTEWLNNGVGTADETLRRWATITDGDTNSGDAFDPSAEWVSFPVDTFSGVGSHTVDCVTPTPTDTPTATPSDTPSPTPSDTPSPTPSDTPSPTPSDTPTPTPSDTPSPTPSDTPSPTPSDTPSPTPSDTPSPTPSDTPTPTPSDTPTPTLTPTPTPAQLAGDADGNGEVNLFELNAVVLGYRGVGPVPPSADIDPTDGVISISELNAAVLAYRGSI from the coding sequence ATGCGAACGAGATTATTTGCGGGGATCATCAGCGCACTTCTGCTGACGGGGGCGTTCGCATTCGCCGAACCGGCTGCGAAGCTTCCCCACTTTGAAGTACCGGGAATGCAGGCATTGAAGAGAATGCCGGCTCGTCAGGCCCCGCCTGCCAGGCCGATGGATGTCGTTGACAAGAACGACTCTTATCTGGTGGGCGGTGAGAGGATCCACCTTTTCCGCGCACCTTCGGAATTTGCCGTTCAATTCACGCCACGCACGGACCTGGGTTCGGCAATTGCCAAGTTGCAGACCCAGCGCTCCGTTTCGGATTTCAAAGAAGTCGGCCGCTTTGGACCTTCCAATGTCTTGATCGGAGGGTTGCCTGAAGGGTCCAGCAACCTGCGCGCAAACGCCGACTTCGTTTCCGCCCTGGGAAGTCAGCAAGGCGTTCAGCGCGTTTACCCCGTCTACGTTGCTGAAGATGGCAATCGGATGATTGCCACCGACATCGTGACCGTCTGCGTCAGGCCCGGAACCGACATCGATGCCTTCGAGAGGAAGGTTCAGAGGATTGCCGGCTCCGGACTGGTCATTGAGAAACTCCCGCGAAGCGACATCGAAGGCTACAACATCCAGCTTCAGAATTGGGATTCACAGGATGCGCTCGACGCGAGCCTGGAAATCTCGCAGTGGTCGGAAGTCGCCTGGGCAGAGCCGGACTTCATCCGGCAGATTGACTTCCACTTCACGCCGAACGACCCAATGTACGGCGACGAGCAGGTCCTGCACAACACCGGTCAGGACGGCGCTGTCAGCGATGCAGACATCGATGCCCCCGAAGCCTGGAACACGACAACCGGCAGTTCCAGTGTCGTGATCGCGATCATCGACGAGGGTGTCGATGTGGCCCACGCGGACCTGAACTGCGATACGGTGAATGACTACGATTTCTACAACAATGACAACGACCCGAGCCCCTCTGGTACTGAGGGACACGGAACCGGCAGCGCCGGCGTTGCAGCCGCCATCAATAACAACAACTACAGGATTTCCGGTTCGGCCGGCGGGTGCACGATTCTGTCAATTAAGGTGGCGGAGACCTATTTTGCCTCCAGCACTGTCCTGGGCAATGCTATCACCTACGCGGCTGATCACGCCGACATCCTGAGCAATAGTTGGGGCGGTGGTTCGGCCTCTTCGTCGATCAACACCGCGATTGACTACGCCGTGACCAGCGGCCGCGGGGGACTTGGTTCTCCCGTCTTTGTGTCGAGCGGCAACGGTGCTTCGACGTGGTACTACGGAGGCGGACGAAGCCGTTGGAAGTTCTCGGATATCGGCCTCGCCTCCGGGAGTTATTACTTTGGCTTCTCTTATGAAACGGACGCAGCCCTGACTGCCGGTGAGAACTGCGCACGCGTCGACAATGTCTGCCTCCTGGGCAGTGACGAGTACACCCCCTACTTCCAGGAAGATTTCGAAGGCGCGACCTTCCCACCGACCGGATGGGGTACGCAAGGCGACGCAAACTGGTACAACGATACAACCAACCATCTGACAGGCACCGGCGGAGCGAAATCCCCGCGCTCCGGAGCCATCGGCGGCAACCAGTACTCGATGCTTGTGACTCCGCTGACTGCTGTTTCCGCCAACGATACGATGGCGTTTGCTTACAGTTGCGCATCCCGTTCGGGCGATGTCCTGGCGTGGTACGTTTTCAATTCTGACGGTAGCTTCAATACTGGCTACTATGTCAGCCAAGGCGGCTATTACACACCGACGACTGCTGTTGCTTATCCCGCAAGTTACGCGAATTCGATCGCTGTCGGTGCTTCGACCGACTGCGACTATCGCTCCGACTACAGCGAGTACGGATCGGCTCTCGATTTCGTCGCGCCAAGTAATGGCGGCTGGCACGATGTGATTTCCCTCGATCCAACGGGTTCGGTGGGATGGACGAGCACCGACTGGAAGCCCCAGTTTGGCGGCACCTCATCTGCCTGTCCGACAGCGGCCGGCGTTGCTGCCCTGATGCTCTCGGTCAACTCCAGCCTGACTGCTGCAGAAATTCGCACCCTGATGCGCCAGAGTTGTGACCAGATCGGCGGCGTGACGTATTCGGGGGGATTCAATACCTACTACGGATATGGGCGGATCAATGCCAACCTTGCGGTGCAGAACGCTGCTCCAGGTACGCCGACTCCGAGCCCGACCCCGTCTGACACGCCGACTGCCACGCCGTCGGACACGCCGAGCCCGACCCCAAGTGACACTCCAACACCGACTCCTTCGGATACGCCAAGCCCGACGCCGAGCGATACGCCGACTCCGACTCCGTCGGATACGCCGAGCCCCACGCCCAGTGCGACCCCGACCCCCTCGCCCACGCCGACCCCGTCCGCGTGCGGTTCTGAGCTCTTCATCAGCGAATACGTCGAGGGCACTGGCAACAACCACGGCCTTGAGATCTACAATCCGACTGGATCGGCGATCGATCTCTCGACCTACAGCATTCGGCTTTACCTGAACGGCTCCTCGACCGTGAGCGAGTCGACCACGCTGTCTGGCGGGCCCATTGCCGCGGGCGGAACCTATGTGGTCACCTATCATCAGGCCGATACTGCGCTGAAGAATCTGGCGGACCAGACCTGGAACAAGCTGACCTTCGATGGAAACGACGCGATCGAACTCGTGAACGGTTCGACGGTTATCGACTCGATCGGACAGGTCGGAGTCAACCCTGGCACCGAATGGTTGAACAATGGCGTTGGGACCGCTGACGAAACCCTCCGCCGTTGGGCGACCATCACCGATGGAGATACCAACTCCGGCGATGCGTTCGATCCAAGCGCAGAGTGGGTGAGTTTCCCGGTCGATACATTCTCGGGCGTCGGAAGCCACACGGTCGATTGTGTCACGCCGACACCCACCGATACGCCGACTGCGACGCCTTCCGATACGCCGAGCCCGACGCCATCGGACACCCCGAGCCCCACGCCCTCCGATACGCCGTCGCCGACTCCCTCGGATACCCCGACGCCGACCCCATCGGACACGCCGAGCCCGACTCCTTCCGACACCCCGTCACCGACGCCGTCGGATACGCCGAGCCCAACGCCCTCTGACACCCCTTCACCCACTCCTTCGGACACGCCGACGCCCACACCGTCGGATACACCGACGCCAACCTTGACACCGACGCCAACACCGGCTCAATTGGCTGGTGATGCCGATGGAAACGGAGAGGTGAATCTATTTGAGTTGAATGCGGTCGTCTTGGGATATCGCGGAGTGGGCCCTGTGCCGCCCAGCGCCGATATCGATCCGACCGATGGCGTCATTTCGATCAGTGAACTGAACGCTGCCGTTCTTGCCTATCGAGGCAGCATCTAA
- a CDS encoding NAD(P)-binding protein has product MKNVTILGAGLSGLAAAQKATELGCDAHLYDKNSYIGGHAQTHETDGFLFDEGPHVSFTKSEEIRDLFAETLKGEFYEHRAKLPNYWRGHWVKHPAQTNLHGLPTEVVVDCVHDMIAAHYEEAGPLRHYADWCRQSLGETFSREFTDKYTRKYWTAEPSNMSTDWVGSRMHRPSIREVLRGAVAPQDVDHHYISLFRYPKKGGFGQYVNSVAGHGTFHPSHTVCLIDLETKTLEFEDGKKVSFEELVSSLPLPELIRRIKDVPKNVLDAANELVCTSLVLVNVGVKRPALEPESHWQYFYDEDILFARGNFPSMLSPANAPEGCSSFQAEVYHSRYRPLEVQDVLNRVLEDATRIGILHEDDEIAVAVEKRIPYANVLFDLGRAKNLAIVEEYVKEKGIHTCGRYGEWKYYWTDDSIFSGRRAGESAAAK; this is encoded by the coding sequence ATGAAGAACGTGACAATTCTGGGCGCAGGCCTCTCGGGTCTCGCCGCTGCTCAGAAGGCCACGGAGCTGGGCTGCGACGCTCATCTCTACGACAAGAATTCGTATATCGGTGGACATGCTCAAACGCATGAGACCGACGGATTCCTGTTCGACGAGGGCCCTCACGTTTCGTTCACGAAGAGCGAAGAAATTCGCGACCTGTTTGCGGAGACATTGAAGGGCGAGTTCTACGAGCACCGTGCGAAGTTGCCGAACTACTGGCGAGGCCATTGGGTGAAGCACCCCGCCCAGACGAACCTGCACGGTTTGCCGACAGAAGTTGTTGTCGATTGTGTGCATGATATGATCGCCGCTCATTACGAAGAGGCAGGGCCCCTTCGGCACTATGCAGACTGGTGCCGACAGAGTCTTGGCGAGACCTTCTCTCGGGAGTTCACGGACAAGTACACACGGAAGTACTGGACCGCCGAGCCATCGAACATGTCGACGGATTGGGTTGGCTCGCGAATGCACCGCCCATCGATTCGCGAGGTGCTCCGAGGGGCCGTCGCGCCGCAGGACGTAGATCATCACTACATCTCGCTGTTCCGTTACCCGAAGAAGGGCGGCTTTGGTCAGTACGTCAACTCCGTCGCCGGTCATGGTACGTTCCATCCCAGTCACACAGTCTGCCTGATCGACCTGGAAACGAAAACGCTCGAGTTCGAGGATGGGAAGAAGGTCTCCTTCGAAGAACTTGTTTCCTCGCTGCCGCTACCGGAATTGATCCGCCGAATCAAGGATGTCCCGAAGAATGTTCTCGATGCTGCGAACGAACTCGTTTGTACATCGCTGGTGCTTGTGAATGTTGGTGTGAAACGCCCAGCACTCGAGCCCGAATCGCACTGGCAATACTTCTACGACGAGGACATCCTGTTCGCGCGCGGGAATTTTCCATCGATGCTTTCGCCGGCCAATGCGCCCGAGGGATGCTCAAGCTTCCAGGCCGAAGTGTATCACTCGCGCTATCGCCCGCTGGAAGTGCAGGATGTGCTGAACCGGGTTCTGGAAGATGCCACACGCATTGGCATTCTTCACGAGGATGACGAGATCGCTGTCGCCGTCGAGAAGCGCATTCCCTATGCGAACGTGTTGTTCGATCTGGGGCGCGCGAAGAACCTCGCGATCGTCGAAGAATACGTCAAAGAAAAGGGCATCCACACGTGCGGTCGCTACGGCGAGTGGAAGTATTACTGGACCGACGACTCGATCTTCAGCGGCCGCCGCGCCGGCGAAAGCGCAGCGGCCAAGTAA
- a CDS encoding N-acetylmuramoyl-L-alanine amidase, translating to MTHRKYQIHAVLLGIWGGMLPLAAPVQADPPPAMYAEAAPTDSVCSIALLSDSSALPYAKDVIEDRTFYWGQAGEALALREGAQGETLRLYLAVQPEFLASDDFDAAWADAAGRSLIREAESMKLRATRYILMVPDPKAGKWVDVQSLLEAEPVSEWNPPPDYATDKEATRLDKDPHRAAPTINPGWANGSLSGKTIYINQSHGWFDDFTWTGDRWRVQRSAAYGILEDFDSPEFIDMYVIPALRNAGAKVQTVREMDLQTNMVIVDNADAEYAETGSWYASSYNGFKHKTTASWEGVTINPFNQGSGENRLANITTGAATATATWTATIPADGYYNVYASWSAYSARAHDAQYLVYHSGGVTEIRMDQTIDGYTWNLLGNFYFEAGAPATERQVVLTNSSSDTGATNVSSDAVRWGGGMGDVARHTNGVSGRPRWEEEAVNYLQFNGFGYSGTLYSGDDDEAGGWSDRPQYARWEHSQKDGSVEDAIYFAWHTNASGDGSARGLTTYRHTNASAASETLQYLMHDKVYNAVEDLWIPGWTVRAKNVYGFSEINQDNLGSGLPGFLFEGLFHDNSSDAAAYAEPEFRHIMARAITHGAIDYFAQRDGYSAVYPPETPTDFRVESLGSGQARLRWSPPPSDLTNIHFGDQATGYKVQKSSNGFGFDDGAVVTGTELIVSGLSVNSATYFRVVATNAGGESFPTETLAASDGGASVLIVNGFDRNGSALVPRETITNAGTDLQRCDWRNFQAFDYAVEHASALAPTGVRISSASNEAVENSSVTLSDYAAVFWICGEESTADETFSSTEQSLVSSYMNAGGKALFVSGAEVAWDLANLGSAADQTFFANYLRATYVGDDAGTYQVSGTAGGPFASLGTMDFSVGAGARYDAQYPDRLGTTGGSIAALTYVGGTGGTAAVAYDGASDSIYLGFPFELIADAADREALMQDAVDFFGLAVVPTPTPSPSPTPSLTPSPTPSDTPTPTPSDTPTPTPSDTPTPTPSDTPSPTPSDTPTPTPSDTPTPTPSPTPATDNELIDDFETYTAGTQARFRDPDYSGSTAGINTSTDDASVIVTNSNAILDASIGTSDGSNAERVVFDLNSPTAGFVRLTTSNVTIGGNPEIRLDRGVSVYYKLTGGEIDMGLWIRESNSDGPTGDDGGGTGAVEEMDATVRLVPGDWHYAWFDVPNASWNAITGNGQLDGTWGVLEALTFRPAATNSTTNIEILIDDLYSGPEHTPLSLLPGDEDGDGFVTIQELNAVVIAFRGLAPAPASADTTPDGIITLSELNAVVVAYRASLN from the coding sequence ATGACTCATCGCAAATATCAAATTCATGCGGTTCTGCTGGGAATCTGGGGAGGAATGCTGCCCCTGGCGGCGCCTGTCCAGGCCGATCCGCCGCCGGCTATGTATGCTGAGGCTGCACCGACAGATTCAGTTTGCAGCATTGCTCTCCTCTCCGACTCAAGTGCGCTTCCATATGCCAAAGATGTTATTGAGGATCGTACTTTTTATTGGGGGCAGGCAGGGGAAGCTCTTGCGCTTCGCGAAGGAGCCCAGGGAGAGACCCTGCGTCTCTATCTGGCGGTCCAGCCCGAATTCCTCGCCAGCGATGATTTCGACGCCGCTTGGGCCGATGCGGCCGGTCGCTCACTGATCCGAGAGGCCGAGTCGATGAAACTCCGTGCTACTCGCTATATCCTGATGGTTCCGGATCCCAAGGCGGGGAAATGGGTGGATGTTCAGAGCCTGCTGGAAGCCGAGCCGGTGTCCGAGTGGAACCCGCCTCCGGATTACGCCACGGATAAGGAAGCGACACGCCTGGATAAAGATCCCCACCGAGCCGCGCCAACGATCAATCCCGGCTGGGCCAACGGCTCCCTCTCGGGAAAGACCATCTACATCAATCAGTCTCACGGTTGGTTCGACGACTTCACATGGACGGGCGACCGGTGGCGCGTGCAGCGCAGCGCAGCCTATGGGATTCTGGAGGATTTCGATTCGCCGGAGTTCATCGATATGTACGTCATTCCGGCGCTGCGTAACGCCGGCGCCAAGGTGCAAACCGTCCGCGAAATGGACCTGCAGACGAACATGGTGATCGTCGATAATGCAGACGCCGAGTACGCAGAGACGGGCTCCTGGTATGCTTCCTCGTACAACGGCTTCAAACACAAGACCACGGCCTCGTGGGAAGGCGTGACGATCAATCCCTTCAATCAGGGAAGCGGTGAGAATCGTCTGGCAAACATCACGACTGGCGCAGCAACTGCAACGGCCACCTGGACAGCAACGATTCCGGCAGACGGCTACTATAACGTGTATGCGAGTTGGTCGGCCTACAGCGCGCGTGCGCATGACGCGCAGTACCTGGTTTATCACAGCGGCGGCGTCACCGAAATCCGCATGGATCAAACGATCGATGGCTACACGTGGAACCTGCTCGGCAATTTCTACTTCGAGGCCGGTGCACCTGCGACGGAACGACAGGTCGTTCTGACGAATTCGAGTAGCGATACCGGCGCAACGAATGTGTCTTCGGATGCCGTGCGCTGGGGCGGCGGAATGGGCGATGTGGCTCGTCACACAAATGGAGTAAGCGGGCGCCCTCGCTGGGAAGAGGAGGCCGTAAACTACCTGCAGTTCAACGGCTTCGGCTACAGTGGAACGCTGTACTCCGGCGATGACGATGAAGCCGGCGGGTGGTCGGATCGTCCCCAATATGCGCGCTGGGAACACAGCCAGAAAGATGGCTCGGTCGAGGACGCCATCTATTTCGCATGGCATACGAACGCCAGCGGAGACGGGTCCGCACGCGGCCTCACGACATACCGCCACACAAACGCCAGCGCCGCGTCGGAAACGCTGCAGTACTTGATGCATGACAAAGTCTACAACGCTGTCGAAGACCTCTGGATTCCCGGATGGACGGTTCGAGCGAAGAACGTCTACGGCTTCAGCGAGATCAACCAGGACAACCTCGGCAGCGGATTGCCCGGCTTCCTGTTCGAGGGACTCTTTCACGACAATTCGAGCGATGCGGCCGCCTATGCAGAGCCAGAGTTCCGCCATATCATGGCGCGTGCGATCACGCACGGAGCGATCGATTACTTCGCTCAGCGCGACGGATACTCCGCAGTGTATCCTCCTGAAACGCCAACGGATTTTCGCGTCGAATCGCTTGGCAGCGGACAGGCCCGACTGCGCTGGTCTCCCCCGCCGTCGGATCTTACGAATATCCACTTCGGCGATCAGGCAACGGGCTACAAAGTCCAAAAGAGTTCGAATGGTTTTGGGTTTGATGATGGAGCCGTCGTCACCGGCACAGAGTTGATCGTCAGCGGTCTTTCCGTCAACTCCGCAACGTACTTCCGCGTGGTTGCGACAAACGCGGGCGGTGAGTCTTTCCCGACCGAGACTCTTGCGGCAAGCGACGGCGGCGCGAGCGTTCTGATCGTCAACGGATTCGATCGGAACGGGTCTGCCTTGGTGCCGCGCGAAACGATCACGAATGCCGGCACCGATCTGCAGCGCTGCGATTGGCGCAACTTCCAGGCGTTCGACTATGCCGTCGAGCACGCAAGTGCACTCGCCCCGACTGGCGTTCGCATCAGCAGCGCATCGAACGAGGCCGTAGAGAACAGTTCCGTGACGCTGTCCGACTATGCGGCCGTCTTCTGGATCTGTGGCGAAGAGTCAACGGCCGACGAGACGTTCTCCTCCACCGAACAAAGCCTCGTTTCGAGCTACATGAACGCAGGAGGCAAGGCGCTCTTTGTTTCCGGGGCCGAAGTGGCCTGGGATCTGGCGAATCTGGGATCGGCTGCGGACCAGACATTCTTCGCGAACTATCTGCGTGCGACCTACGTCGGCGACGACGCGGGCACTTATCAGGTCTCCGGAACAGCCGGTGGGCCGTTTGCATCGCTGGGCACAATGGACTTCTCCGTCGGGGCGGGCGCGAGATACGATGCGCAGTATCCGGATCGCCTCGGAACGACTGGCGGCTCCATCGCGGCCTTGACTTACGTAGGAGGCACCGGTGGGACGGCCGCCGTGGCATACGATGGCGCCAGCGACTCGATCTACCTGGGTTTCCCATTCGAGTTGATCGCGGATGCTGCCGATCGCGAAGCATTGATGCAGGACGCGGTGGATTTCTTCGGATTGGCCGTCGTGCCGACACCGACTCCAAGTCCGAGTCCCACGCCATCACTCACGCCCTCTCCGACACCTTCCGACACTCCAACGCCTACACCATCTGATACGCCAACTCCAACTCCGTCAGATACACCAACACCGACGCCGTCGGATACGCCGTCGCCCACACCATCCGACACGCCAACGCCTACTCCGTCGGACACTCCTACGCCGACGCCATCGCCAACTCCTGCGACAGACAACGAGTTGATTGATGATTTCGAGACTTACACCGCGGGGACGCAGGCCAGGTTCCGCGATCCGGACTATTCGGGATCGACTGCGGGGATTAACACATCTACCGACGACGCCTCCGTTATCGTGACGAACAGCAATGCGATCCTGGATGCAAGCATTGGCACTTCCGACGGTTCCAACGCGGAGCGAGTGGTGTTTGACCTGAACAGTCCAACTGCGGGATTCGTTCGCCTGACGACCAGCAACGTGACCATCGGAGGAAATCCAGAAATCCGCCTCGATCGCGGCGTTTCGGTCTACTACAAACTGACGGGCGGCGAGATCGATATGGGCCTATGGATTCGCGAATCGAATAGCGATGGTCCGACCGGCGATGATGGAGGCGGAACCGGCGCCGTCGAGGAAATGGATGCGACAGTCCGACTCGTGCCTGGAGACTGGCACTACGCATGGTTCGATGTTCCGAATGCGTCGTGGAATGCGATCACAGGCAATGGGCAGCTGGATGGAACCTGGGGGGTGCTGGAGGCCCTGACGTTCCGTCCAGCCGCAACAAACTCAACCACCAACATCGAGATCCTGATCGACGATCTGTACTCCGGGCCCGAGCACACGCCCCTATCGCTCTTGCCGGGTGATGAAGATGGGGACGGATTTGTAACGATTCAGGAACTGAATGCTGTGGTGATTGCGTTCCGTGGCCTGGCGCCCGCTCCGGCAAGTGCCGATACGACACCGGACGGAATTATCACATTGAGCGAACTGAACGCGGTCGTAGTGGCGTATCGCGCGAGTCTGAACTGA
- the rfbH gene encoding lipopolysaccharide biosynthesis protein RfbH, which produces MSDAKALRERILGLVSEYQAANWPEKPFTPGQDRVPVSGKVFDAEDVQYLVDASLDFWLTTGRFGDEFEKKLAEEVGTRYALLVNSGSSANLVALAALTSHLLKDRRLRPGDEVISVSSGFPTTINPIIQLGMIPVLVDVEIPTYNVDVAKLEAAIGPKTRAIMMAHTLGNPFNLKVVKALCEKHNLWLIEDDCDALGAEYEGKRTGTWGDIATVSFYPAHHITMGEGGAVMMSQGIIKRSAESFRDWGRDCWCPPGHDNTCGKRFEWQLGDLPQGYDHKYIYSHIGYNLKATDMQAAVGVSQLKKLPGFIQRRRENFAFLKENLKQFEEFLILPEATPNSNPSWFGFPITVREGAPFSRNELTGHLESKKIGTRLLFAGNLMRQPAYQNVEYRIAGETPNADIIMNRTFWIGVYPGINDAMREYMVDMFREFISARV; this is translated from the coding sequence ATGTCCGACGCAAAAGCACTGAGAGAGAGAATCCTGGGCCTCGTGTCCGAATACCAGGCGGCGAATTGGCCTGAAAAGCCGTTCACTCCCGGCCAGGACCGCGTTCCTGTTAGCGGAAAGGTATTCGATGCGGAAGACGTCCAGTACCTGGTCGACGCATCGCTCGACTTCTGGCTGACCACAGGACGTTTTGGCGACGAGTTCGAGAAGAAGTTGGCCGAGGAAGTCGGAACGCGCTATGCCCTGCTCGTGAACTCGGGCTCCTCCGCAAATCTCGTGGCCCTCGCCGCTCTCACATCGCACTTGCTGAAGGATCGTCGACTGCGTCCTGGCGACGAAGTAATTTCCGTCTCTTCGGGATTCCCCACCACAATCAACCCGATCATCCAGTTGGGAATGATCCCTGTTCTCGTCGACGTGGAGATTCCGACCTACAACGTCGATGTCGCGAAACTGGAAGCGGCCATCGGCCCGAAGACGCGGGCGATCATGATGGCCCATACGCTGGGGAACCCGTTCAATTTGAAGGTTGTGAAAGCCCTGTGCGAGAAGCACAATCTCTGGTTGATCGAGGATGACTGCGACGCGCTGGGTGCCGAGTACGAAGGCAAACGCACGGGCACCTGGGGAGACATCGCGACGGTTTCCTTCTATCCCGCCCACCACATTACAATGGGCGAAGGCGGCGCCGTCATGATGAGCCAGGGCATCATCAAGCGCTCGGCGGAATCATTCCGCGATTGGGGGCGCGACTGCTGGTGCCCGCCTGGGCATGACAACACCTGCGGCAAGCGATTCGAGTGGCAACTCGGCGATCTGCCCCAAGGCTACGATCACAAGTACATTTACAGCCACATCGGTTACAACCTGAAGGCGACCGATATGCAGGCCGCCGTCGGTGTGTCGCAGTTGAAGAAGCTGCCCGGCTTCATTCAGCGACGGCGAGAGAACTTCGCGTTCCTGAAGGAAAACCTGAAGCAGTTTGAGGAGTTCCTCATCTTGCCGGAAGCGACGCCGAACAGTAATCCATCGTGGTTCGGTTTCCCGATTACCGTGCGCGAAGGCGCCCCGTTCAGCCGCAATGAACTGACCGGCCACCTGGAATCGAAGAAGATCGGCACGCGACTGCTCTTCGCCGGAAACCTGATGCGCCAGCCGGCGTATCAGAACGTCGAGTATCGCATCGCCGGCGAGACACCGAATGCGGACATCATCATGAACCGCACATTCTGGATCGGGGTTTACCCCGGAATTAACGATGCGATGCGCGAGTACATGGTCGACATGTTCCGCGAATTCATTTCGGCGCGAGTCTGA